A single window of Caldimicrobium thiodismutans DNA harbors:
- the cbiE gene encoding precorrin-6y C5,15-methyltransferase (decarboxylating) subunit CbiE: protein MVKVLHILGIGYKPLTQEEEALLLKIPKIYCLKGTLKLFERYPQFEKIKEKIVLFSRVSELISVLKKELDEVIVLAGGDPLFCGIGETLLKEFPKEFIKIYPDLTTPQILCARLKIPFYKVRVISIHGRYFSEEMFLREVSLNPYLFVYTDPEKNPAFLASLLLEKGFETLTLYVGEKLNYPDEKITLGGPEKISKKTFLEPCSLLIENPKWGSHPILGLREEEILHEKGMITKDSARAVILHQLEPPQKGIIWDIGAGSGSVSLELARLSPHLEIYAIEKEKNCCKIIEKNCKKFFITNIKIIEGKAPQVLKELPSPDRVFVGGTGGKLKEILLYLEGLENLKIKVFSFVTFENLNDALCFYKEKNYKLDLIQLQIHRFSSLKDYHYLKPENPLFILKVLRA from the coding sequence ATGGTTAAAGTTTTACATATTCTGGGAATTGGCTATAAGCCCTTAACTCAAGAAGAGGAAGCTCTTCTCCTTAAGATCCCTAAAATCTATTGTCTTAAAGGCACTCTCAAGCTCTTTGAAAGATACCCCCAATTTGAAAAGATTAAGGAAAAAATAGTCCTCTTTTCAAGAGTAAGTGAGCTTATCTCTGTGTTAAAAAAAGAGCTTGATGAAGTGATAGTTCTTGCAGGAGGAGATCCCCTTTTTTGCGGAATAGGTGAGACTTTGCTTAAAGAATTTCCAAAGGAGTTTATAAAGATTTATCCAGACTTAACTACTCCCCAGATTCTCTGTGCCAGGCTAAAAATTCCTTTTTATAAGGTCCGAGTAATTTCCATACATGGACGTTACTTTAGTGAAGAAATGTTTTTAAGAGAAGTTTCCTTAAATCCTTACCTTTTTGTCTATACCGACCCTGAGAAAAATCCAGCCTTTTTAGCTTCTCTTCTTTTGGAAAAGGGTTTTGAAACCTTAACTCTTTATGTGGGTGAGAAACTTAATTATCCTGATGAAAAAATCACCTTGGGAGGCCCTGAAAAGATATCTAAAAAAACTTTTTTAGAACCATGTTCTCTTTTAATTGAAAATCCTAAATGGGGAAGCCATCCTATTTTAGGATTGAGGGAAGAAGAAATCCTTCATGAAAAGGGAATGATTACCAAAGATTCAGCAAGGGCAGTAATTCTTCACCAACTTGAACCCCCACAGAAAGGGATTATCTGGGATATAGGAGCTGGGTCTGGTTCTGTAAGCCTTGAACTTGCAAGGCTCTCTCCCCATCTTGAAATTTATGCCATTGAGAAGGAGAAAAATTGTTGCAAAATTATTGAAAAAAACTGTAAAAAATTCTTCATTACCAATATTAAAATCATTGAGGGTAAAGCCCCTCAAGTTCTAAAGGAACTTCCTTCCCCTGATAGAGTCTTTGTGGGTGGAACCGGAGGTAAATTAAAAGAAATTCTTCTCTATCTTGAAGGCCTTGAAAATTTAAAAATTAAAGTCTTTTCTTTTGTTACCTTTGAAAATTTAAATGATGCCCTGTGCTTTTATAAAGAAAAAAATTATAAACTTGATCTTATTCAACTTCAAATTCATAGATTTAGCTCTCTTAAAGACTATCACTATCTGAAGCCAGAAAATCCCCTTTTTATTTTAAAGGTATTACGAGCCTGA
- a CDS encoding precorrin-8X methylmutase produces the protein MEKILLVLHGSPKKEANYWDSFLNLLSGVFQRPRDDFKIAFLQFGQPDIKSALEDYIREGTYKIIVHPFFLSSGLHVSKDIPEILEEAKKMYPEVEILYTRPLGVHEKLAEIVKERIEELGIKSGSAIEIKSFEIIEKEVDLSSFSEEEKVIIKRVIHATADPEFKYTMVFHEEAIPLAIKNLKMGKDILVDVEMVKAGISKKLLKGNQVLSYLSEITEEPEEGTRTEKAIELALEREKNLGIIAIGNSPTALIKAVEILNKYNIKDIVVIGMPVGFVKALESKLLLSTQNFPFITNLSRKGGSPACSAVINALLRLSQ, from the coding sequence ATGGAAAAGATTCTTCTTGTGCTTCACGGAAGTCCAAAGAAGGAGGCTAATTACTGGGATAGTTTTTTAAATCTTCTTTCAGGAGTCTTTCAAAGACCCCGTGATGATTTTAAAATTGCCTTTCTTCAATTTGGACAACCCGATATAAAATCCGCTCTTGAAGATTACATTCGTGAAGGAACTTATAAAATTATTGTGCACCCCTTTTTTTTAAGTTCTGGACTTCATGTCAGTAAGGATATTCCAGAGATTCTTGAAGAAGCTAAGAAAATGTATCCTGAGGTTGAAATCCTTTATACCAGACCCCTTGGTGTTCACGAAAAGCTTGCTGAGATTGTAAAAGAACGAATTGAAGAACTGGGTATAAAAAGTGGCTCTGCCATTGAAATAAAAAGCTTTGAAATTATAGAAAAGGAGGTGGATTTAAGCTCTTTTTCAGAAGAGGAAAAGGTGATTATCAAAAGAGTTATTCATGCCACAGCGGATCCTGAATTTAAGTATACTATGGTCTTTCATGAAGAAGCTATCCCTTTGGCTATAAAAAATCTTAAAATGGGAAAGGATATTCTTGTGGATGTAGAGATGGTTAAAGCAGGTATTTCAAAGAAATTACTTAAGGGAAATCAAGTTTTATCTTATCTTTCTGAGATTACTGAAGAGCCTGAAGAGGGCACTCGCACAGAAAAAGCCATAGAACTTGCCCTTGAAAGGGAAAAAAATCTCGGAATAATAGCTATTGGGAACTCTCCAACTGCCCTTATAAAAGCAGTTGAAATATTAAACAAATATAATATTAAAGATATTGTGGTCATTGGAATGCCGGTAGGCTTTGTTAAAGCCCTTGAATCCAAGCTTCTTCTCTCAACACAGAACTTTCCTTTTATTACCAATTTGAGTAGAAAGGGAGGGAGTCCAGCCTGCTCAGCTGTGATTAATGCCCTCTTGAGGCTTTCTCAATAA
- the cobU gene encoding bifunctional adenosylcobinamide kinase/adenosylcobinamide-phosphate guanylyltransferase, translating to MITFVLGGAKSGKTRWSLRYAEDLTGFKNYYYLATAEAHDEEMQEKIELHKKERSAFWKTIEEPINISSYLERLKDTSSVILLDCLTLWVSNLIHYRKSFEEEIKIFIEILEKYKGHERDWIILVSNEVGLGIVPEGKLAREFREKAGLLNQKIAEISDEVYFIVAGLPLLLKQKGFTGSMI from the coding sequence ATGATAACCTTTGTGCTTGGTGGTGCAAAGTCTGGAAAAACAAGATGGTCCCTGAGATATGCTGAAGACTTAACAGGTTTTAAAAACTATTATTACCTTGCTACTGCAGAGGCTCATGATGAGGAGATGCAAGAAAAAATAGAGCTACATAAAAAGGAGCGATCCGCCTTCTGGAAGACAATTGAAGAGCCTATAAATATTAGTTCTTATTTAGAGAGATTAAAAGACACATCTTCTGTGATACTTCTTGATTGCCTTACCCTTTGGGTTTCAAATCTTATACATTACAGGAAGAGTTTTGAAGAGGAGATTAAAATTTTTATAGAAATTCTTGAGAAATATAAGGGGCATGAAAGGGACTGGATAATTTTAGTGTCCAATGAGGTGGGGTTGGGAATAGTTCCTGAAGGAAAGCTTGCCCGAGAATTCAGGGAAAAAGCTGGTCTTCTAAATCAGAAAATTGCAGAAATCTCAGATGAGGTCTATTTTATTGTAGCAGGGCTTCCCCTTTTATTAAAACAAAAGGGTTTTACAGGGTCTATGATTTAA
- a CDS encoding cobyrinate a,c-diamide synthase: protein MAKGFVISATRSGEGKTLITLGILHLLSKKGFKVQPFKIGPDYIDPKWHALACGRPSYNLDLFSMGEKRLKGLFYHKSKGCIYSVVEGVMGLFDGKYSTFKVARLVKLPIILILDTYGLAESLTFVVKGFAEKIKRASLPFFLFLNRVSSEKHLLRLEKALKRYPVIGYLFRNKEYELPSRHLGLFLPEHFKEAEALISEVAGALEISFDLSLLQTFENPSFEGYPLPSFLPPLPFKKVGLAKDIAFNFYYQHLLDELSTKSELLFFSPLRDKGLPSQVEALYFGGGYPELFAQELCENQTFIKELKAFVEEGNPLYAECGGLIYLSKGIYWNKRFYHLSGVFPYEIEKKGLTLGYRRVSILETHPFLGDIKGFYAHEFHYSHLKAPLKTSKIKKIFKVSTHEKERFLEGYRYKNALATYLHFLATEEKNPSRSQL from the coding sequence ATGGCTAAAGGCTTTGTAATTTCTGCAACAAGAAGTGGAGAGGGAAAAACCCTTATTACCCTTGGGATTTTACATCTTTTATCTAAAAAGGGATTTAAGGTTCAACCCTTTAAGATCGGGCCAGATTATATTGATCCTAAGTGGCATGCTCTTGCTTGCGGGAGACCCTCTTATAATCTTGATCTCTTTTCCATGGGAGAAAAAAGACTTAAAGGCCTCTTTTATCATAAAAGTAAAGGGTGTATTTACTCTGTAGTTGAAGGAGTAATGGGGCTTTTTGATGGAAAGTATTCTACCTTTAAGGTAGCAAGACTTGTTAAACTTCCCATTATCCTGATCTTAGATACCTATGGTTTAGCAGAAAGTCTTACCTTTGTGGTCAAAGGGTTTGCAGAGAAAATTAAAAGAGCCTCTTTACCTTTTTTTCTTTTTTTAAACAGAGTCTCTTCAGAAAAACATCTTTTAAGATTGGAGAAGGCTTTAAAGAGATATCCAGTTATTGGTTATCTTTTCAGGAATAAAGAATATGAGCTTCCTTCAAGGCATCTTGGACTCTTTCTTCCTGAACATTTTAAGGAGGCAGAAGCCCTTATTTCAGAAGTTGCAGGTGCCCTTGAAATTTCCTTTGATTTGTCCCTGCTTCAAACTTTTGAAAACCCATCTTTTGAGGGTTATCCTCTACCCTCCTTTTTACCTCCCCTTCCATTTAAAAAAGTTGGCCTTGCAAAGGACATTGCTTTCAATTTTTATTATCAACATCTTCTTGATGAGCTCTCTACAAAAAGTGAGCTACTTTTTTTTAGTCCCCTTAGGGATAAAGGACTTCCCTCGCAAGTTGAGGCCCTCTATTTTGGAGGAGGATATCCTGAACTTTTTGCCCAGGAACTTTGCGAAAACCAAACCTTTATAAAGGAGTTGAAGGCCTTTGTTGAGGAGGGAAATCCCCTTTATGCAGAATGTGGTGGCCTTATTTATCTTTCTAAAGGAATCTATTGGAATAAGAGATTTTATCACCTTTCAGGGGTCTTCCCTTATGAAATTGAGAAAAAAGGCTTGACCCTTGGATATAGAAGGGTCTCAATTCTTGAAACTCATCCTTTCTTAGGAGACATAAAAGGTTTTTATGCCCATGAATTTCACTACTCTCATCTAAAAGCGCCTCTTAAGACCTCAAAAATTAAGAAAATCTTTAAGGTTTCAACTCACGAGAAAGAGAGATTTCTTGAGGGATATCGTTATAAAAATGCTCTGGCAACTTATCTTCACTTTCTTGCAACTGAAGAAAAAAATCCTTCAAGGAGTCAACTATAA
- a CDS encoding cobalt-precorrin-4/precorrin-4 C(11)-methyltransferase: MKKVYFIGIGPGDPELLTLKALRVIKEVDLIIYPGSLISEEMSSFLRKENVKAEFYNAFGKPLEEIIAKIKEYLEQNKVVARLVSGDPALYSSIMEHIEVLRDEGITYEIIPGISSGFMASARLGIEFTYPELSNSVVFTRLSGKTGGATEEEILTLAKTKSTLVFFLSSGLAEKLSTLLLKVYNPETQVAILYKLSRKDEKIILTTLSQLAGTMLKEGITRTALIVVGDVLKLMDKNFHKRSILYGKK, from the coding sequence ATGAAAAAGGTATATTTTATTGGAATTGGTCCAGGAGATCCCGAGCTTTTAACCCTCAAGGCCCTGAGAGTAATAAAAGAGGTAGATCTTATCATCTATCCCGGAAGCCTCATAAGTGAGGAAATGTCTTCCTTTTTAAGAAAGGAGAATGTAAAAGCCGAGTTTTATAATGCCTTTGGAAAGCCTCTTGAGGAGATTATTGCAAAGATAAAGGAATATCTTGAGCAAAATAAGGTTGTTGCAAGGCTTGTGAGCGGAGACCCTGCCCTCTATAGTTCTATAATGGAACATATTGAGGTTTTAAGAGATGAGGGCATTACTTATGAAATAATTCCCGGGATTTCATCAGGTTTTATGGCATCTGCTCGCTTAGGAATTGAGTTTACCTATCCGGAACTTTCAAATTCTGTTGTTTTTACAAGGCTTTCTGGAAAAACAGGTGGCGCAACTGAAGAGGAAATTCTTACATTAGCCAAAACTAAATCCACTCTTGTTTTTTTTCTTAGCTCAGGCCTTGCAGAAAAACTCTCCACCCTTTTGCTTAAAGTCTATAACCCTGAAACACAAGTTGCTATTCTTTATAAGTTATCGCGAAAGGATGAAAAAATTATTCTAACTACCCTTTCTCAACTGGCAGGAACCATGCTTAAAGAAGGTATAACCAGAACAGCTCTTATTGTTGTAGGAGATGTTTTAAAACTTATGGATAAAAATTTTCACAAAAGATCAATTCTTTATGGAAAAAAATAA
- the cobJ gene encoding precorrin-3B C(17)-methyltransferase — protein MEKNKEFIIFYLSEEGKALAERISVFLEKAEIYKFDRETKRDIKRHFKPEKVLIFIMALGIVARVCAGFIKNKDHDPGIIVIDETGNNVIAYLGGHYADINRITLEIASFLEAHPVITTASDNRGLPPLDNWIKELGFFIKNKDQLYVIMSKFNEKGNLKVYLEEGLNYPLSSKLERVSTPEEADIVVSYKKQELENKLILIPRCLYAGIGFHEILTEEDFEELLKRTFEELSLEFKALKGIATLDKKAEYLPLKNFVLREGLDLNGFRKDELSEVEVISPSQSAKKALGIESVSEACALLVSKGVLLYPKRIYKDFTIALALKPFQKVGKLYVVGIGPGSRDYLTLKALRVLTNVSAVVGYKSYIKQILPLIKTKEVYDFSMTQEIDRVKKAIELALAGKDTALVSGGDPGIYGMSGLVLEILHKNKFSLEVEIIPGISALNMGNALLGAPLGNDFAVISLSDRLTPWEVIEERLKRLSEIEIPLVIYNPRSKGRKIQFERALQILRENKSPNTAVAIVNSASREGEEIIFSTLEKLSSEKIGMNSLIIVGSKYTQFLGKFLIAKRGYERKYGGKYEISSPYL, from the coding sequence ATGGAAAAAAATAAAGAATTTATCATTTTCTATCTTTCAGAAGAAGGAAAGGCTTTGGCGGAAAGAATTAGTGTTTTTCTGGAAAAGGCAGAGATTTACAAGTTTGATCGAGAGACAAAGAGGGATATTAAAAGGCATTTTAAGCCTGAAAAGGTCCTTATTTTTATTATGGCCCTTGGGATTGTAGCCAGGGTCTGTGCAGGATTTATAAAAAATAAAGACCATGATCCTGGAATTATTGTCATAGATGAAACAGGAAACAATGTTATTGCCTATCTGGGAGGGCATTATGCCGATATCAATAGAATTACCCTTGAGATAGCAAGTTTTTTAGAAGCTCATCCTGTGATCACCACAGCTTCAGACAATAGGGGATTACCCCCCCTGGATAACTGGATTAAAGAACTTGGATTTTTTATTAAAAATAAAGATCAACTATATGTGATAATGTCAAAATTTAATGAAAAAGGAAATCTTAAGGTCTATCTTGAAGAGGGATTGAATTATCCCCTTTCTTCAAAACTTGAGAGAGTTTCTACCCCTGAAGAGGCAGATATTGTGGTGTCCTATAAAAAACAAGAACTGGAAAACAAATTAATTCTTATTCCCCGATGTCTTTATGCAGGGATTGGGTTCCATGAGATTTTAACTGAGGAAGATTTTGAGGAGCTTTTAAAGAGGACTTTTGAAGAGCTTTCACTTGAGTTTAAAGCCTTAAAGGGAATTGCAACCCTTGATAAAAAGGCAGAGTATTTACCCCTTAAAAACTTTGTCTTAAGGGAGGGGTTAGATCTTAATGGTTTTAGAAAAGATGAGCTTTCAGAGGTTGAGGTTATTTCTCCATCCCAATCAGCCAAAAAGGCCCTTGGAATTGAGAGTGTATCTGAGGCCTGTGCTCTTTTGGTGTCTAAAGGGGTCTTACTTTATCCAAAAAGGATTTATAAAGATTTTACTATAGCTCTTGCACTCAAGCCTTTTCAAAAGGTTGGGAAACTTTATGTGGTGGGAATTGGTCCCGGTTCAAGAGATTATTTAACTCTTAAGGCATTAAGAGTCCTAACCAATGTTTCAGCGGTTGTAGGTTATAAAAGCTATATCAAACAGATTTTACCTCTTATTAAAACCAAAGAGGTCTATGATTTTTCTATGACTCAAGAGATTGATAGGGTCAAGAAGGCTATTGAGCTTGCTTTAGCAGGAAAAGATACCGCCTTAGTAAGTGGTGGGGATCCCGGGATTTACGGAATGTCTGGTCTTGTGCTGGAGATATTGCATAAAAATAAGTTCAGCCTTGAGGTAGAGATCATACCGGGAATTTCTGCTTTAAACATGGGAAATGCCCTTCTTGGGGCTCCTCTTGGTAATGACTTTGCTGTGATAAGCCTTTCTGATAGACTTACCCCCTGGGAAGTTATTGAAGAGCGTTTAAAAAGACTTTCGGAAATAGAAATTCCCCTTGTAATTTACAATCCAAGGAGCAAGGGAAGAAAAATTCAATTTGAGAGGGCTCTCCAAATTTTAAGGGAAAATAAATCTCCGAATACAGCAGTTGCTATTGTAAATTCTGCATCAAGAGAAGGTGAGGAAATCATTTTCTCAACTCTTGAAAAACTCTCTTCAGAAAAAATAGGAATGAATAGTCTTATAATTGTGGGAAGTAAATATACCCAATTTTTGGGCAAATTTTTGATAGCCAAGAGGGGATATGAGAGGAAATACGGAGGAAAATATGAAATCAGCTCTCCTTATCTCTGA
- the cobF gene encoding precorrin-6A synthase (deacetylating) has product MLKKLYLIGIGPGDPKYLTLEAKSLIEKLNLFLIPEKKGKKEELTKKRIEILEVVKGGKTYQCIYLPFPERKRGINYREKVKEWRKEKAEILREALLHIQEEEVGFLIWGDPTLYDGHLDILHEIAEEMKLSFEVIPGLSSFQVLGAKMKVSLTDLATPLTLHTPRSLRNAKEIKHPVVVFLDNYETFSLFKDQPLKIYWGAYVGGKEEIFKSGTLKDISEEIKNLRKELKKNKGYLMEIYLLKPER; this is encoded by the coding sequence ATGCTTAAAAAACTCTATCTAATCGGGATCGGTCCTGGAGATCCCAAATATCTAACTCTTGAAGCTAAAAGTCTTATTGAAAAACTCAATCTTTTTCTCATCCCTGAAAAGAAAGGTAAAAAAGAGGAGCTTACCAAGAAAAGAATTGAAATTCTTGAGGTTGTAAAAGGGGGAAAAACTTATCAATGTATATATCTTCCTTTTCCAGAAAGGAAAAGAGGCATAAACTATAGGGAAAAAGTAAAGGAGTGGCGAAAAGAAAAGGCTGAGATTTTGAGGGAAGCTCTTTTGCATATTCAGGAAGAGGAGGTAGGTTTTTTAATCTGGGGAGACCCTACTCTCTATGATGGACACCTTGATATTCTTCATGAAATTGCAGAAGAAATGAAGCTCTCTTTTGAGGTGATACCAGGTCTTTCCTCTTTTCAGGTGCTTGGTGCAAAAATGAAGGTCTCTCTAACAGATCTTGCTACTCCTTTAACCTTGCATACCCCCAGAAGCCTAAGAAACGCAAAGGAAATTAAACATCCAGTCGTGGTTTTTCTTGACAACTATGAAACCTTTAGTCTCTTTAAAGATCAGCCCCTTAAGATTTACTGGGGAGCCTATGTGGGAGGGAAAGAAGAAATCTTTAAAAGTGGCACTTTAAAAGATATCTCTGAGGAAATTAAAAATCTTAGAAAAGAGCTTAAAAAAAATAAAGGCTATCTTATGGAAATTTATCTTTTAAAACCTGAAAGATAA
- a CDS encoding pyridoxal phosphate-dependent aminotransferase translates to MTDLNFLQKFTEHGGNVYYYAKNLKLSPFEIIDLSSSANPLIKKFLKINSKKLLSILEFYPDPEGEDLKEVLSKTYGIDKKSIVIGNGSYELLQGLILILPERTKFFLPEPTFVGYRKILKLKEKSKIYTHFSLNPEEHLEAIEKFLKKESKGKAVIICHPNNPTGLVFNKEALSTLISKYEETFFIIDEAFIDFVEEESLISQTKTHENLFILRSLSKFYGLAGVRIGYLVTLNPLLSKVKALVPTWSANTLSQYLARELLLNQEFKKRSLKYFQNLKTLFEKALKEMEVNFLPSYTNFYLLRHLPGGKNFFFWLLKEKHILIRPCFNFYGLTEGDFRVSLKDEKSLKLFIGALREWLKAL, encoded by the coding sequence ATGACTGATTTAAACTTTCTTCAAAAATTTACTGAGCATGGTGGAAATGTTTATTATTATGCAAAAAATTTAAAGCTTTCACCTTTTGAAATCATAGACTTAAGTTCTTCTGCAAATCCTCTGATTAAAAAATTTCTTAAAATAAACTCTAAAAAACTTTTAAGTATTCTTGAATTTTATCCAGATCCAGAGGGGGAAGATTTAAAAGAAGTCCTTTCCAAAACCTATGGTATAGATAAAAAATCTATTGTGATTGGAAATGGGTCCTATGAACTTCTTCAAGGGCTAATACTAATTTTGCCTGAGAGAACAAAATTTTTTCTTCCTGAACCAACCTTTGTAGGATATAGAAAAATTCTTAAATTAAAGGAAAAATCAAAAATTTATACCCACTTTTCCCTTAATCCGGAAGAACATCTCGAAGCTATTGAAAAATTTCTAAAGAAGGAAAGTAAAGGAAAGGCAGTAATTATTTGCCATCCAAACAATCCAACAGGATTAGTTTTTAACAAGGAGGCTCTCTCTACTTTAATCTCTAAATATGAAGAAACCTTTTTTATAATTGATGAAGCCTTTATTGATTTTGTGGAGGAGGAATCTCTTATCTCCCAAACTAAAACCCATGAAAATCTCTTTATTCTTAGATCCTTAAGCAAATTTTATGGTCTTGCAGGAGTAAGAATTGGATATTTAGTTACTTTAAATCCCCTTCTTTCTAAAGTCAAAGCCTTGGTTCCCACCTGGAGTGCCAATACTCTCTCTCAATATCTTGCCAGAGAACTCCTTTTAAACCAGGAGTTTAAAAAAAGGAGCTTAAAATATTTTCAAAATTTAAAAACCCTTTTTGAGAAAGCCCTAAAAGAAATGGAGGTTAACTTTCTTCCAAGCTATACTAATTTTTATCTACTAAGGCATCTTCCAGGTGGAAAGAATTTTTTCTTCTGGCTCCTTAAAGAAAAACATATCTTGATAAGACCCTGTTTTAATTTTTATGGATTAACTGAAGGGGATTTCAGGGTTTCCCTAAAAGATGAAAAAAGTTTAAAACTTTTTATAGGGGCTTTAAGGGAATGGCTAAAGGCTTTGTAA
- a CDS encoding transposase yields MHPSFKKIIKYAGLDPVIKSPGKGKSYKGISKKGCA; encoded by the coding sequence ATTCACCCTTCTTTTAAAAAGATCATCAAATATGCAGGGCTTGATCCTGTGATTAAGAGTCCCGGTAAAGGGAAGAGCTATAAAGGTATTTCTAAAAAAGGATGTGCCTAA
- the cbiB gene encoding adenosylcobinamide-phosphate synthase CbiB, with product MTPFEIKGYHIALSFFLDLIIGDPRGFPHPVSGIGKIISIYEEPFRRLKIFSEKVKGILFFFAVNLTVLLITLFFLLILESLKNNYFMLSEVLFIFTISLFLALKGLITTGLKIEEYLQKKEIALARGELKALVGRDTDNLEKNSIRKAILESYGENLNDGVIAPLFWLSLFGLPGIIFYKTVNTLDSMVGYKNERYIHFGWFSAKMDDLLNFIPARLTALLIVLSSSIYFGISSGCRALKWTFRYGPKHPSPNSGYPEAALAGALGVRLLGPAYYGGKLVEKPYLGEDYLTNLEQAIPLAKNLLYLSSFFMLFIILIFKGLK from the coding sequence ATGACCCCTTTTGAGATTAAAGGTTATCACATAGCCCTTTCCTTTTTTCTTGACTTAATTATTGGTGATCCCAGAGGTTTTCCTCATCCTGTTTCAGGAATTGGGAAAATTATCTCAATCTATGAAGAGCCCTTTAGAAGATTAAAAATATTTTCAGAAAAGGTTAAAGGAATTCTCTTTTTCTTTGCGGTAAATCTCACAGTGCTTCTTATAACCCTTTTCTTTCTGTTGATTTTGGAAAGCCTCAAGAATAACTATTTTATGCTTTCAGAAGTTTTATTTATTTTTACTATTTCTCTTTTTCTTGCCTTAAAAGGGCTTATCACCACAGGTCTAAAAATTGAGGAATATCTTCAGAAAAAAGAAATAGCGCTGGCAAGAGGGGAACTTAAGGCCCTTGTTGGAAGGGATACAGATAATTTAGAAAAAAATTCTATTCGCAAAGCTATCCTTGAGAGTTATGGAGAAAATCTTAATGATGGAGTGATTGCTCCTCTTTTCTGGCTTTCCCTTTTTGGCCTTCCAGGGATAATTTTTTATAAAACAGTAAATACCCTTGATTCCATGGTAGGCTATAAAAATGAAAGGTATATTCACTTTGGCTGGTTTTCTGCCAAAATGGATGATCTTTTAAATTTTATTCCTGCAAGATTAACCGCTTTACTTATAGTTCTTTCTTCCTCTATTTATTTTGGCATTTCTTCAGGATGTAGGGCTCTTAAATGGACTTTTAGATATGGCCCAAAACATCCCTCTCCTAACAGTGGATATCCTGAGGCTGCACTTGCTGGTGCACTTGGAGTAAGACTTCTTGGACCTGCCTATTACGGAGGAAAACTCGTTGAAAAACCCTATCTCGGAGAAGATTACTTAACAAATTTAGAACAGGCTATCCCCTTAGCCAAAAATCTTTTATACTTAAGCAGTTTTTTTATGCTTTTTATAATCTTAATTTTTAAAGGGCTTAAATGA